The nucleotide window AGAAAGGTTTTCTTGATTTTCGGTTTCAGATCTTCCCTGGCTTCCTGAATAATAGCGAAGGCTATTGCCGGAATGGCGAACATCATGATGGGAAATAAACCCGCCATAAAGAATCCTGCTGTTGGATCACCTGCAAAAAATCGAGGCAAATCCCCTTGCACAATGTTACCATCAGGCGTTTCAAACGTCCCTAACTGGAACCAAAACACATTGTTAAGCAGGTGATGAAGCCCGAAAGCGACCAGCACCCTGTATAACACCCCGTAGATGAACAGTCCAAACCCCCCGAGACTGTATTCCCAAGTGGCGATGGCGTTCAATCCATGCTGCAGGATCGGAGCAAGCCATAACATAAAACAGGAGAACAGTGCCGAACAGAGTCCAACAATGAGTAAAACAAACCTTGACCCCCCGAAGAATTGTAAAATTTCAGGTAGTTTAATGCTTTTAAAGCGATTATGCATTCCCCCGGCAAGCGCGCCGAGTATGATTCCGATTAAGGAAGCGGGCTGAACGGTGCCGTCGCCGAAGTTGCGAGTCACCTGATCATATATCACGATACCAGCCAGCGCAGCGAGTCCCGCTTGTCCGGCCTGGTTGGAGAGTCCCAGCGCTACACCGACAGCGAACAGATACGGTAAGAAATAAAAAATACCGTGTCCGGCCACGGTAGACACTTCACCGACAACATCCAATCCCCAGGCGTCCCAAGGCAGACTGCCAACACTGAGCAAAATTGCGGCGGCGGGCAGGACCATTGTAGGCAGCATTACCGCTCGTCCGAGCTGCTGCAAGGATCCGAGCCAATTCATGGCGACCTCTCCTTTCTATCCTAGATGGTAAGCTTTACACAACGTTTTGTCAAAGCAAAACAGTAACCAATTGGTAATTAATACAGCAAAAATGGAACAGAAAAAATCCCGTCAACTTCAAGTTAACGGGATTCATCCTATAATCATTCAATTGGGTGAGATCAGGAGATCATCCGATCACAGGTGAACGAGCCTCTCAGCCGCGTCCAGCGCCGCGCAGAACGATGGAATCCTCTACCTTGATACAACGATTCGTTACCGCTGTCATGCCGTTCTCTGCAGCAATCTGGACCGCTTCATCACTATGGATGCCAAGCTGCAGCCACAGCACATTCGCTTTGATGGCGGCAGCGTCACGAGCTACATCCGCGCAAAACTCTTCGCGACGAAACACATTGACGATGTCTACCGGCTCTGGAATATCCGCGAGTGTGGCATATACCGTCTCTCCAAGGATTTCACCTTGCACCTGTGGATTAACCGGGATGATGCGATAGCCTCTGCTCTGCATGGCTTCAGCTACCATATAGGAAGTGCGATCCGATTTGTCTGATAAGCCGACGACTGCGATGTTGCCTGCATTGCGCAAAAGTTGTCCAATTTCTTCACGAGTAGGGTTGTTAAATTCCATGTTCAAGCACCATCCTTTTCTGATTAAAGTGCGTGTTCAAAAGACAGGTTTTCAGTTATTTACTCTTTTACCCATTGAACCGAGGCGCCAAGCGCCTGCAAATGATCGAAATATTGCGGATAAGACTTGGCTACATGGTGTGCATCCCGAATACGAAGTGGTTCCTTGGAACGCAGGCCAACGACTGTAAGCGCCATAATTACGCGATGATCGTAATGAGCGTTAATCTCAACGCCACCTTCGACGCCTTCCGGACGCCCGTGTACGATAATCTCAGCCTGACGCTCTTCGACGTTCGCTCCTGCCTTTCGCAGCTCGTTCAAATAATCGGTGATTCGGTCACATTCCTTGTAACGCAGGTTCTCTACATTATAGAACCGTGAGGTGCCTTCCGCAAACACAGCTGCGGCTACCATAGCCAAAACGGCGTCCGTCGCGGCATCCCCGTCGAATTCGATCGCTTTCAGTCTGCCATTGCCTTGAACGTGAACGACATCGTTCTCATGTGTCAACGGTACTTCCATCATGCGCAACACGTCAACGATGGCACGTTCACCTTGTTTGCTCTGCTCCATCAGGCGCAGAATTTTCACATCAGACTGTGTAACCGCTGCTGCGGCAAGAACCGCTGCTGAGCCAGGGTAGTCCCCTTGAACCGTGTAGGTTGTTGGTTGGTAAGCCTGTCCACCTGGTACACGGAAGGACATGTAATCATCACTTGCATGGATAACGATGCCTGCCTGCTCCAGCACTTCCAGCGTCTGTCCGATAACGACCTTGGACTTCAGGTCATTCAGCACTTCAATGGTGCTGTCTTCTGCAAGCAAAGGTGTAACAAACAGCAATGCGCTCAGATATTGGGAGCTGACGGAGCCGGATACACGAATGTGTCCACCCTTGGCATTGCCACCTTTGATCGTAATCGGCAGGCGTCCTTGTTCATGTTGTACTTCTACACCCAGTTGACCCAGCGCATCGATCAGGTCATCATGTGGCCGTTTGCCCAGAGAATCCGGGTACGTATTCACAAAAGTAACTTCAGGGCAGAGCGCTGTAACGCCCATCAGGAAACGAAGTACAGCACCTGCATTCCCTACATTCAATTCACGCACATCACGGGGATGACTGCCAAAGCCCTGGATCACAATCTTGCTGTCGTCTTCTTCAAGCACTGCCCCCAGATCGCGAATACATCTACGCATGGCGTCACTGTCTTCACTGTGTGCCGGGAAATGAATGGTACTTGTACCTTCTGCCAGCGCAGCAGCCAGCAAATAGCGAGTCGTGTAGTTTTTGGAGGACAGAGCTCCGATTTCCCCGTTCAGGGTAGGGGTTGGTTTAACAATAACGTCCATGGATGAAATTCTCCTTCATTGATTATATTGTGGCCAAATTGACATTCCGTGCATCGCTTGGGTATCATTATAGGCGTTAAGTCCATACAGAAAAGAGGACCTGAATATGACACAAATAGCTGAAATTGAAACATCTGAGCTGCGCCGCCGTTTACAGGCAGGAGAGAAGCTGCAGATGATAGACGTCCGCGAGGACGATGAAGTGGCACAAGGCATGATCGAAGGAGCCAAGCATATCCCGCTTGGACAGATTCCGGACCGACTGTCTGAGATTGATAAGTCAGGCGAGATCGTAATCATCTGTCGTAGCGGTTACCGCAGTGAACGTGCCTGTGAATATCTGCAGCAACTCGGATATGAAGGCTGTACGAACATGATTGGCGGCATGCTTCAATGGCAACAGGAAGACTAGAGAAACTCGGAGCGGAGCAAAGTCATTGTAACCTAGTGACCTCTACTCTACTCTACTCTACTCCACTACTAGAAACGGGCCATATGGCCCGTTTTGTTATATCCGCCACCTATCTATCAACCAACAAACTTCGACGATCACAAGCTTAGACGCGGTAATGCACTAAAATTAAACGAGTCACTTCAGCAGCGGATAACTCCGTTGTATCCACCGTATAATGCGCGAACCGATATGCGTCTTTCCGTTCTTCCATAATCGTTTTGATACGTTCCTCTGCATTGCCTGCAAGAAGCGGACGATTGTCACAGCCGCTAACACGTTCTACAATCACTGCTGGATCAGCAGTCAGGGCAACAACCCAGCCATTCTTCGACATCACGTCACAATTATCCGAACGCAGCACCACGCCACCTCCGGTCGCAATGACCTGTGACTTTTTCTCCAGTACCGAGCACAACATACGGCTCTCGGCATCACGGAAATACGTCTCTCCCTTGTCAGTGAACAGTTCTGGAATCGTACAGCCTTCCTCTTTTTCCACCGCGGCGTCCACATCAATCAATCGGTAGCCAAGCTCGCGTGCAAGCATGTCAGCGACGGTTGATTTGCCAGTTCCCATCATGCCGATGAGAATAATATTGTTAGACTTGCTCAAGGTGTACACTCCTTTAATTCAAGCAATTCGTGAGCACTTTTGTCCTATCATAACACAGCCCTGCGGACTGGGAAAGACCATCTCCTTACCGACTTCCTTTGGACCATCCGCAAGCACTTTTTAGGCCCCCAACATATCAATCGGTAAACATCCAACAACCTAACGAACTCCAATGAGCTTATTCATAAAAAAGAGGCCTGGCGTTAACCGGCAATCACCGGAACACCAAACCTCTTTATGAGCCTTTCAACAGGCCAAAGCTGCCACCTAAAGGGGCACTAGCCATATCTGATCGACTCGTATATGCGGTGGTACTACTCCATCCAGTTGTGGTGGAAGCTGCCTTCTTTGTCTACACGTTTGAATGTGTGAGCACCGAAGTAGTCACGTTGTGCTTGCAGCAAGTTGGCTGGCAAACGCTCCGTACGGTAGCTGTCGTAGTAAGACAATGCGCTGGAGAATCCAGGTACTGGAACACCTTGTTTTACAGCAGCCGCTACAACTTCACGCCATGCGCCTTGATAAGACTCAACGATGTTTTGGAAGTACGGATCCAAGAGCAGGTTTTTCAGTGCTGCGTCTTTATCATAAGCTTCCTTGATATTTTGCAAGAACTGCGAACGGATGATGCAGCCGCCGCGGAAGATCATGGCAATGTTGCCGTATTTCAGATCCCAGCCATACTCATCGGAAGCTGCACGCATTTGTGCAAATCCTTGTGCGTAGGATACGATTTTACTTGCAAAGAGGGCTTTACGCACGCTCTCGATAAATGCTTTTTTGTCACCGGAGAACGCTTCAGTCGCTGGTCCATTCAGGATTTTGCTAGCTGCTACACGCTCGTCCTTCATCGCAGACAAGAAACGGGAGAATACGGATTCTGTAATCATGGACAATGGTACGCCGAGATCCAGCGCGCTTTGGCTTGTCCATTTACCTGTTCCTTTTTGTCCAGCCGCGTCCAGAATAACGTCAACCATTGGTTTGCCGGTTTCCGGATCATATTTGGAGAAGATATCTGCCGTGATTTCGATCAGGTAGCTATCCAGCTCTCCTTGGTTCCATTCCGTAAAGATTGCATGAAGCTCTTCAACGGAAACGTTCAATACGGATTTGAGCAAGTGGTACGCTTCACCAATCAACTGCATGTCTCCGTACTCGATACCGTTATGCACCATTTTCACATAGTGTCCGGCACCGTCAGGTCCAATATATGTACAACATGGATCGTCACCGACTTTGGCCGAGATTGCCGTCAGAATCGGTTCAACCAGTTTATAAGCACTTTCCTGTCCACCTGGCATGATTGAAGGGCCTTTCAATGCGCCTTCTTCACCACCGGATACACCTGTACCGATGAAGCGAATGCCTTTGTCTTCCAACTCTTTGCTGCGACGTTGCGTGTCAGGGAAGTATGCGTTACCTCCATCAATGATGATGTCGCCCTCATCCAAGTGAGGAAGCAGTTGTTCAATGGTAGCGTCGGTCGCTTTGCCGGCTTGTACCATGATCAAAATTTTGCGCGGGGATTCCAGGGATGCTACGAACTCTTCAATGGAGAATGAGCCTGTCAGGTTTTTACCTTCAGCTTCTTTCAGAAGATCATTGGTTTTCTCCGGGGAACGGTTATATACCGATACCGAGAAACCTCTGCTTTCAATGTTAAGGGCCAAATTTTTGCCCATGACAGCCAGGCCAATTACGCCGATTTGTTGTTTTGTCATCTGGTCCTCCATCCTTTGCTCCAATTAATTTTATTGAAATAAATTCTCAACAATACTCCTATTTTAACGGTTTTATGTATAGAAGTGAACCCCGTGGCATAGTTACGCAACGAGAAAACACCCCAATCTGCTGAGGTGTTCATCGTATTTTCATAAATACGGCCTTGCTTTCATCAACCTTCCAACATTAACAGATGTCCGGACAGCTGTTTTAAGACTTCACGACAAGCATTGGCTTTTTCAATATTATCCATCTGCATGGCGGTGTACAGGCGCTCCAGCTCATCATCCACTTCCATGCGCAATAACATGAGTCGCTCCTCGCCTTCGCGAGAGAGGAACATTTCTTCCATCTCTTCCGCCGTCGGCGCAGGTTCCTTTTGAAAAATGACACGCTGTTTGAACCCAGACACTTCCACGAGCCGAATGACTTCACCGAATAAAATGTTCTCCACGGTCATCTGCTGATCCTTGAACCGCTTCACAACCGCATGCCCGCGTGTATCTCCAATCAGCTTCTCAAGCCACTCTGCCAGCTTCGCGTCCTTGATAATATAATCACCTGTCATCTTGTAGTTCCCACTGCGTGTCTGTTGAAAACGGAGCTTTACCAGCTTACGGCCGGTACGGACAGACAGGATAAAAAAGGATTCGTCCTCGCTCCAATATAGTGAATACCCCTCACGAATAAGGTCTTTAATCAAATTTTGGATATGCCGACGGTTGAACCGCAGCTCCAGATTGCAATATTCAACTTCATAACTCTTATTCACGGCACTCCCTCCATCTGTACCGGAATTGCTCCGGCCCTCGTCTTCAATCGCTTCTACTCAATCGGCTTACCCTATTTTATACTTCATTTTATGTAAGGGTACTTGGTTATTTGACTATTTTTCACCGAAAGAGCCGCAGGATTGCAGCTTTCCGCAGGAGCACAGGGGCAAGCCCCCGATTTTCATGACATTATGGACGCGAAAAAGGGAGCTCCACAACCACGAAGGTTGACGGAACTCCCTTTTCTGTTGCTTATTTGGCCGGAGCAGTACGGAACGGATTCCGAGATAATACAAAATGCACGACGGCAAGTCCTGCCATGACGATGGCACTGCCGATGAATGGAGCCGGATGGCTAACATGGTCCCACAGCAGTCCGGATACAATGGGGCCTACGACCATACCTGATCCTTGCAGTGTAAGGAAAAATCCCCAGATCGCTCCCCGCTCCCCTTTGGGAATCAGTGTAGCTACAAAAGCATTCCAGGCTGGCAAAATCATGGCGTAACTGATCCCCACCAGCATGACAACACCGAACACCACGGGAATGGATGTTATGGAAGAAAACGCGAACAGACTCGCTGCCGCCATCAAAAAACCAACGTTCAGGAACGGTTTCGTGCCGAACCGGTCTACCATTTTACCAACAGGCAGCAAGGCAATAACGGTTATTCCACCACCCGCAATCAGCAACAAACTGTAAAGGTTCGGTGAGATGTGCAGATCTGTGCGTGTATATAGCGTGATTACTGGACTGAGCAGCCCGATGACAAACGACTGCATAAACAATGCAGGATACACGAGTGGATTAACATTAAGTGTGCTGCGTACCCGTTGCAGTGTGCCCTTTACACTCTTTTGCAGCCGTATGAACGGCGTGAGCAGATTCGGTTTGGCAGGATATTTCACATCACTATTTTTCGCTGCTTGCTCGGCATGCTCTCCTTCAACAATGACACGTCCAGGCAGAATCATCGCTACCAGGATAACCAGTATAGCGCATCCCATCAGCACGAGGAATATAGTTCGATAATCATGATGCGTACGCTCCAACAGCCAGTTCATGCCTATAGGTCCAAGCCCCGTTCCGCCGAGAGCAGCCATCTCCAGCGCCCCCATTGCTGTACCATTCTTGTTCTGCGGGCCTGACATCGCCGTCACCCCTGTCATGGCGCAAGGCCAGAGTGGTGACGTACCAATGCCAAGAATGAGACAGGCCATGGCCAGTCCAAAGGCACTTTTGAGAAAAAGGATCATAATAACAGCGATTAAGGTACAGATTAATGCTGTAACCATCGTTGCACGAAAACCGATCCGTTCTGCGGCCCAGCCGGAAGGTGCCCGAAACAGATTATCTCCAAGATATTGAAGGGCAAAGGCCACACCGATAACACCAGCGGACAGGCCCAGTATATTGTCCATATACACAGGCAGAACAGCTACCAACAAGGCCCCTTTGATAATTTCAACTAGAAAAAGTGTCAGCCACATCGCGATAAAAAATGGTGATCGCAAAATTTTGGCTGGTTTTGTGTCGGTTTGCATTCTTTTTCCCCTTTCGGCGTTCATTAACCCATCCCCTATCCTTAGTGTAACCCTGGGGAATGTGCCCAAATCTCGGCAATTTAAAAAATTGTCGATTATACTGTTGCATTCGGTTCTTAATTTGCTATACTCATCTTTGTTTACCAATTTTATTAGGAAGGGTTGTGACAGCACTGATGAATCACCACCGTACGCCGCTGTTTACCGCTTTAAAAAATCATGCGGCACTCAATCCGGTACAGTTTCATATTCCGGGCCATAAAAAAGGATTGGGAGCGGATACCGAATTCCGTGAATTTATTGGCGATAATGCCTTCTCCATAGATTTGATTAACATCGCACCGCTGGATGATCTTCATCAGCCAACGGGTGTCATTCAGGAAGCACAGATCCTGGCAGCAGATGCCTTCGGAGCAGATTATACCTATTTTAGTGTACAAGGCACAAGCAGTGCCATTATGACCATGATCCTGTCTGTATGCACACCGGGCGACAAAATTATTGTGCCCCGTAATGTGCATAAATCGGTTCTTTCGGCCATTATTTTTTCAGGCGCCAAACCTGTATTTGTCTCACCTTCACAAGACGTCAATCTAGGTATTGATCACGGAGTGACCACACAGTCTATCCGTCGCGCACTTGAGCGTCATCCAGATGCCAAGGCATTGCTCGTGATTAACCCGACCTATTACGGTGTAGTTACCGATCTGAAAGAGATTGTTGAGCTGGCACACAGCTATCAAGTCCCTGTGCTTGTTGATGAAGCACATGGCGTACTTATTCATTTCCATGAGGATCTGCCGTTGTCAGCGATGGCAGCAGGTGCCGATATGGCTGCAACCAGTGTTCACAAGCTTGGTGGCTCCATGACACAGAGCTCCGTACTCAACCTGAACACAAAGAACGGGTTCGTGAATCCACAACGTGT belongs to Paenibacillus sp. FSL H8-0079 and includes:
- a CDS encoding CoA-binding protein produces the protein MEFNNPTREEIGQLLRNAGNIAVVGLSDKSDRTSYMVAEAMQSRGYRIIPVNPQVQGEILGETVYATLADIPEPVDIVNVFRREEFCADVARDAAAIKANVLWLQLGIHSDEAVQIAAENGMTAVTNRCIKVEDSIVLRGAGRG
- the aroA gene encoding 3-phosphoshikimate 1-carboxyvinyltransferase, which produces MDVIVKPTPTLNGEIGALSSKNYTTRYLLAAALAEGTSTIHFPAHSEDSDAMRRCIRDLGAVLEEDDSKIVIQGFGSHPRDVRELNVGNAGAVLRFLMGVTALCPEVTFVNTYPDSLGKRPHDDLIDALGQLGVEVQHEQGRLPITIKGGNAKGGHIRVSGSVSSQYLSALLFVTPLLAEDSTIEVLNDLKSKVVIGQTLEVLEQAGIVIHASDDYMSFRVPGGQAYQPTTYTVQGDYPGSAAVLAAAAVTQSDVKILRLMEQSKQGERAIVDVLRMMEVPLTHENDVVHVQGNGRLKAIEFDGDAATDAVLAMVAAAVFAEGTSRFYNVENLRYKECDRITDYLNELRKAGANVEERQAEIIVHGRPEGVEGGVEINAHYDHRVIMALTVVGLRSKEPLRIRDAHHVAKSYPQYFDHLQALGASVQWVKE
- a CDS encoding rhodanese-like domain-containing protein, encoding MTQIAEIETSELRRRLQAGEKLQMIDVREDDEVAQGMIEGAKHIPLGQIPDRLSEIDKSGEIVIICRSGYRSERACEYLQQLGYEGCTNMIGGMLQWQQED
- a CDS encoding shikimate kinase, which codes for MSKSNNIILIGMMGTGKSTVADMLARELGYRLIDVDAAVEKEEGCTIPELFTDKGETYFRDAESRMLCSVLEKKSQVIATGGGVVLRSDNCDVMSKNGWVVALTADPAVIVERVSGCDNRPLLAGNAEERIKTIMEERKDAYRFAHYTVDTTELSAAEVTRLILVHYRV
- the gndA gene encoding NADP-dependent phosphogluconate dehydrogenase, yielding MTKQQIGVIGLAVMGKNLALNIESRGFSVSVYNRSPEKTNDLLKEAEGKNLTGSFSIEEFVASLESPRKILIMVQAGKATDATIEQLLPHLDEGDIIIDGGNAYFPDTQRRSKELEDKGIRFIGTGVSGGEEGALKGPSIMPGGQESAYKLVEPILTAISAKVGDDPCCTYIGPDGAGHYVKMVHNGIEYGDMQLIGEAYHLLKSVLNVSVEELHAIFTEWNQGELDSYLIEITADIFSKYDPETGKPMVDVILDAAGQKGTGKWTSQSALDLGVPLSMITESVFSRFLSAMKDERVAASKILNGPATEAFSGDKKAFIESVRKALFASKIVSYAQGFAQMRAASDEYGWDLKYGNIAMIFRGGCIIRSQFLQNIKEAYDKDAALKNLLLDPYFQNIVESYQGAWREVVAAAVKQGVPVPGFSSALSYYDSYRTERLPANLLQAQRDYFGAHTFKRVDKEGSFHHNWME
- a CDS encoding MFS transporter, producing MQTDTKPAKILRSPFFIAMWLTLFLVEIIKGALLVAVLPVYMDNILGLSAGVIGVAFALQYLGDNLFRAPSGWAAERIGFRATMVTALICTLIAVIMILFLKSAFGLAMACLILGIGTSPLWPCAMTGVTAMSGPQNKNGTAMGALEMAALGGTGLGPIGMNWLLERTHHDYRTIFLVLMGCAILVILVAMILPGRVIVEGEHAEQAAKNSDVKYPAKPNLLTPFIRLQKSVKGTLQRVRSTLNVNPLVYPALFMQSFVIGLLSPVITLYTRTDLHISPNLYSLLLIAGGGITVIALLPVGKMVDRFGTKPFLNVGFLMAAASLFAFSSITSIPVVFGVVMLVGISYAMILPAWNAFVATLIPKGERGAIWGFFLTLQGSGMVVGPIVSGLLWDHVSHPAPFIGSAIVMAGLAVVHFVLSRNPFRTAPAK
- a CDS encoding aminotransferase class I/II-fold pyridoxal phosphate-dependent enzyme, producing MNHHRTPLFTALKNHAALNPVQFHIPGHKKGLGADTEFREFIGDNAFSIDLINIAPLDDLHQPTGVIQEAQILAADAFGADYTYFSVQGTSSAIMTMILSVCTPGDKIIVPRNVHKSVLSAIIFSGAKPVFVSPSQDVNLGIDHGVTTQSIRRALERHPDAKALLVINPTYYGVVTDLKEIVELAHSYQVPVLVDEAHGVLIHFHEDLPLSAMAAGADMAATSVHKLGGSMTQSSVLNLNTKNGFVNPQRVQTILSLLTSTSTSYILLASLDTSRRNLALHGREIAQKAIELAEFARRSINDMDGLYCFGKELLGTEATFNYDPTKVTIHVRHLGITGYETENWLREHYNIEVELSDMYNILCLITPGDTDDSVDILLNALQDLSRTYYQVNPAHELVVKVPDIPQLMLTPRDAFYGDTEVIPFKESAGRIISEFIYVYPPGIPILLPGEVITQENIDYIIDHVEVGLPVKGPEDRSVTNVKVIVEADAIF